A region from the Mesorhizobium sp. J8 genome encodes:
- a CDS encoding O-antigen ligase family protein, whose protein sequence is MRDVLLAAGVALSFASQISVPGLPFGYGELFLVFWILLSVGRILAGGPIEATPAFLKLAKFWLLLSLTLAIGTVVGYSTTVLYLTGLSHDAMAYALLASVTCLAVLEPDAESRLRRSAWWVIAIAFGAFMVQLGLAWGWIHQSGIDPWYWDRLRGWSENPNQLALYCAVFGPLALHLAVTTNNRWARLFALSSLIPIFYVGRLTKSDTYLYTTVLSGLVFLGLRLRAWFASGANGATLARQIALLLIVGAIPLAVAVAPYAVAEESSVAQFAKSLTKDGGGEATAETFDLRVFLWGEAIEKGLESWSLGLGPGPHLERPPVADRQFLERPFEAHNTILDLYLQGGLVAVLALIWIVGSAAMSAWRSRFDALSVLLASVVVFSMPHLIIRHPIVWFALTFCLVAGMRPEVRLRPQHASVRVA, encoded by the coding sequence ATGAGAGATGTATTGCTCGCTGCGGGCGTGGCCTTGTCCTTCGCCTCGCAGATATCCGTGCCGGGCTTGCCATTCGGTTACGGCGAGCTTTTCCTGGTGTTCTGGATCCTGCTGTCGGTCGGCCGGATACTGGCAGGCGGCCCGATCGAAGCGACCCCGGCCTTTCTAAAACTGGCGAAGTTCTGGTTGCTTCTGTCGCTGACTTTGGCGATCGGCACCGTCGTCGGCTACTCCACCACGGTGCTCTACCTCACAGGGCTGTCGCACGATGCGATGGCCTATGCGCTATTGGCGAGCGTCACCTGTCTCGCCGTGCTGGAGCCCGATGCCGAGTCCCGGCTTCGGCGCAGCGCCTGGTGGGTGATCGCAATCGCTTTCGGCGCCTTCATGGTCCAACTCGGACTTGCCTGGGGTTGGATCCATCAATCGGGGATAGATCCCTGGTATTGGGATCGCTTGCGCGGCTGGTCGGAAAACCCCAACCAACTTGCGCTTTATTGCGCGGTCTTCGGCCCTCTGGCTCTGCACCTTGCGGTGACCACCAACAACCGCTGGGCCCGGCTCTTCGCGCTCTCAAGCCTTATCCCGATCTTCTATGTCGGACGGCTGACCAAGAGCGACACCTATCTCTACACGACCGTTCTGAGCGGCCTCGTCTTTCTTGGATTGCGGCTCCGCGCGTGGTTCGCATCCGGTGCAAACGGAGCCACGCTTGCCCGGCAGATTGCGCTTTTGCTGATTGTCGGCGCCATTCCGTTGGCGGTCGCGGTTGCGCCCTATGCCGTTGCCGAGGAGAGCAGCGTGGCGCAGTTCGCCAAGAGCCTTACCAAGGATGGAGGCGGCGAAGCGACCGCGGAGACATTTGACTTGCGGGTCTTTCTGTGGGGCGAGGCGATCGAGAAGGGGCTGGAGTCGTGGTCGCTCGGCCTTGGTCCAGGCCCGCACCTGGAACGCCCGCCGGTCGCGGACAGGCAGTTCCTGGAGCGACCGTTCGAAGCCCACAACACAATTCTCGATCTCTACCTCCAGGGCGGTCTGGTAGCGGTCCTCGCCTTGATTTGGATCGTCGGATCGGCCGCCATGTCCGCTTGGCGCAGCAGGTTCGACGCGCTTTCGGTGCTTCTCGCGTCTGTGGTCGTCTTCAGCATGCCGCATCTGATCATCCGCCATCCGATCGTGTGGTTCGCGCTGACGTTCTGCCTTGTTGCGGGGATGCGTCCCGAGGTCCGGTTGCGGCCTCAGCATGCAAGCGTAAGGGTAGCGTGA
- the asnB gene encoding asparagine synthase (glutamine-hydrolyzing), translating to MCGITGILVPPGQMDPKSLEAIGPMTSSLRHRGPDGQGLWVDRDAGIAFGHRRLAIVDLSSAGQQPMRSASGRYVITFNGEIYNFRDLRRELEARGQQFRGTGDTEVLLCAIETWGLESALGRCAGMFAFALWDLKTKTLHLARDRIGKKPLYVALAGHALVFASELKAIRCYPAFSPELDLGAAGAMLSKGWVPEHACIWRNAFKLPPGSVLSITSTDLAQVGSAASLCQRVEHWWSLAEIATKGREDPIEGSDDDVTNQLDELLRLAVRERMIADVPLGAFLSGGIDSSTVVALMQAQSRSAVRTFTIAFSEGGFDESGYAADVAKHLGTDHTELHLSPEAARQVIPELPRIWDEPFADESQIPTLLVARLARQHVTVALSGDGGDECFAGYGRHFMADRLKRQQSVPLAVRRTVATGLDLLARAARQDILDRLPLAANVRHALRSDRLNRFAGLLGARHEDELYQRLVTSPTASLTRHDQPSSIAAPKLDGLLPRVLYHDMAGYLPGDILVKLDRATMANGLEGRCPLLDHRVVEFAWRLPSDAKVRNGKGKWILRNLLRRYLPDRLIDRPKQGFDVPVGAWLRGPLRSWATDLLTEIRHDGDVLDGAKVDDCWRDHMRGQDRSRELWPALMFQAWRHEATRAPIATSSRELDMAGV from the coding sequence ATGTGTGGGATTACTGGAATTCTGGTCCCGCCGGGGCAAATGGACCCGAAGTCGCTTGAGGCGATTGGGCCTATGACAAGTTCGCTTCGGCACCGCGGACCGGATGGCCAGGGGCTGTGGGTGGATCGCGACGCCGGGATTGCCTTCGGCCACCGGCGGCTTGCCATCGTCGACCTGTCGAGCGCAGGGCAACAGCCGATGCGCTCCGCCAGCGGCCGCTACGTGATCACCTTCAATGGCGAGATCTATAATTTCCGCGACCTTCGGCGCGAACTGGAAGCCCGGGGCCAACAGTTCCGTGGAACCGGCGATACCGAAGTCCTGTTGTGCGCCATCGAGACATGGGGTCTTGAGTCTGCCTTGGGGCGCTGCGCGGGCATGTTTGCCTTTGCGCTATGGGATTTGAAGACCAAGACCCTTCACCTTGCCCGGGACCGGATCGGCAAAAAACCACTCTACGTCGCCCTAGCCGGGCATGCCTTGGTTTTTGCGTCGGAGCTCAAGGCAATCAGATGCTATCCGGCCTTCTCTCCCGAACTCGATCTAGGCGCCGCCGGAGCAATGCTTTCGAAGGGCTGGGTGCCGGAGCATGCATGCATCTGGCGGAATGCGTTCAAATTGCCGCCCGGTTCCGTGCTCTCGATCACGTCCACGGATCTCGCACAGGTGGGCAGCGCCGCATCGCTTTGCCAACGTGTCGAGCACTGGTGGTCGCTGGCCGAAATTGCCACGAAGGGCCGCGAGGACCCCATTGAGGGCAGTGACGACGATGTCACCAATCAGCTCGACGAACTGCTTCGGCTCGCGGTTCGTGAGCGGATGATCGCCGATGTGCCTCTGGGCGCCTTCCTGTCCGGCGGGATCGACAGTTCGACGGTTGTGGCTCTGATGCAGGCTCAATCCCGAAGCGCGGTGCGCACTTTCACCATCGCGTTCTCGGAGGGAGGATTTGACGAAAGCGGCTATGCGGCCGATGTGGCAAAACATCTGGGCACGGATCATACGGAGCTTCACCTTTCGCCTGAGGCGGCACGCCAGGTCATCCCCGAGTTGCCCCGGATATGGGACGAGCCATTCGCCGACGAGTCCCAGATACCGACTCTGCTGGTGGCGCGGCTCGCCCGCCAGCATGTGACGGTCGCTCTGTCGGGCGACGGTGGCGATGAATGCTTCGCCGGCTATGGTCGCCACTTCATGGCGGATCGGCTGAAGCGCCAGCAAAGTGTTCCGCTCGCAGTGCGGCGCACGGTAGCCACGGGCCTGGATTTGCTGGCCCGCGCAGCACGCCAGGATATTCTGGACAGGCTCCCGCTCGCGGCAAATGTGCGCCACGCGCTGCGCAGCGACCGGCTCAACCGGTTCGCCGGCCTGCTCGGCGCAAGGCATGAAGATGAATTGTATCAGCGGTTGGTAACGTCACCGACCGCGAGCCTCACGCGACATGATCAGCCTTCGTCGATCGCCGCGCCGAAACTCGACGGACTGCTACCGCGCGTCCTCTACCACGACATGGCTGGCTATTTGCCCGGCGACATACTGGTGAAGCTGGATCGCGCGACCATGGCCAACGGACTTGAAGGCCGGTGTCCGTTGCTTGATCACAGGGTTGTCGAGTTCGCCTGGCGCCTGCCGTCGGATGCAAAAGTGCGCAACGGCAAAGGCAAGTGGATCCTTCGCAATCTCCTGCGTCGGTATCTTCCGGACCGGCTGATCGACAGGCCGAAGCAAGGGTTCGACGTTCCGGTCGGCGCATGGCTGAGAGGTCCCCTGCGGAGCTGGGCGACCGATCTTCTCACAGAGATACGGCATGATGGCGACGTGCTGGACGGCGCCAAAGTGGACGATTGCTGGCGCGATCACATGCGGGGGCAGGATCGCTCGCGCGAATTGTGGCCCGCCTTGATGTTCCAGGCATGGCGCCATGAGGCAACGCGTGCGCCAATCGCGACGTCGTCGCGCGAACTCGACATGGCAGGAGTATGA
- a CDS encoding GumC family protein: MAGSAVSRMKLPQTVSQPAPTVVEHRDRIRPRREYDPPTPTHELLAALARRKWLILAFALVGGVLAALAGLARPVMFEATSQLIIDPPARSSVAPGGSSAQDLIDSSIDDHITMLSSQGHLRRVAAALHDMEGATGAQGSSTGTSEPNSTPASIGSRAAEIIKRLWPDSGQDAIDPDLKLLRNRIRIGQELRSRVISVAFADEDPERAARVANTFSKVYIDELAKRRQAEDRLELDTVVASLPAVQGDLVSATDRLEKYRLSHGAVDQGAADNAARERADLSQQISMSNADLTAMEARLKHIQDLRKQGAPIASLAEAMGAPELVDLAARQAKTPADKELSARIDTEIQQGLASVETQVNTYRAQVKALEDRKDVLDVVVADTASRLSGLRALEPQVNLLTQRYNDLLSRQQDLTRRIAAPSAGVSILSPAWPPAKPQTLPPIFLVPPGMIAFAIFGAAFVLFRNRFNRALRGEAETEAALRIPCIGLIPEPGKIVMRQLRQLILDQPRSTYSRAITSLLVSAAPNQARLRSPHAILVTSSLRHDGANELAWSLALAATRLGGPVLLIDLEPTDHQLTQEFVRQGGGPKAHRSFGDFIRNRCALEDAIVSVPGAGVDLMTVAPAEDLLELLARADSLECRDELQAAYSLVIINGPSGLAGPETRFLTSWADAILLAIRWNRTPRDIARGVLELLQRDGASSIPIGSVLTRVNLKRHAKYRFGDSGDLLLARIP, translated from the coding sequence ATGGCAGGTTCCGCCGTCAGCCGAATGAAACTTCCGCAAACCGTTTCCCAGCCTGCTCCAACAGTTGTCGAGCACAGGGATCGCATCCGGCCGCGGCGCGAATACGACCCACCTACGCCCACGCACGAACTGCTGGCGGCCCTGGCAAGAAGAAAATGGTTGATCCTTGCCTTTGCGCTTGTCGGTGGGGTGCTCGCGGCTCTAGCCGGCTTGGCCCGACCGGTGATGTTCGAGGCGACCAGCCAGTTGATAATCGACCCGCCGGCGCGCAGTTCCGTTGCTCCAGGCGGGTCGTCGGCGCAGGACCTTATCGATTCCAGCATCGATGATCACATCACCATGCTTTCGTCTCAGGGCCATCTGCGCCGCGTCGCGGCGGCATTGCACGACATGGAAGGCGCCACGGGGGCGCAAGGTTCGTCAACCGGAACGTCCGAGCCTAATTCAACTCCTGCCTCGATAGGGTCGCGTGCTGCAGAGATCATCAAGCGACTTTGGCCGGACAGTGGGCAGGACGCGATCGATCCCGACCTGAAGCTTTTGAGAAACAGAATACGAATTGGGCAGGAACTGCGATCGAGGGTGATCTCCGTTGCCTTCGCGGACGAAGATCCGGAACGAGCCGCCAGGGTCGCCAATACATTTTCCAAAGTCTATATCGACGAACTCGCGAAAAGGCGGCAGGCCGAAGACAGGCTGGAACTCGATACAGTGGTCGCCAGTCTGCCCGCCGTGCAAGGCGACCTCGTTTCGGCGACCGATCGGCTGGAGAAATACAGGCTGAGCCATGGCGCCGTTGATCAAGGCGCGGCTGACAATGCAGCCAGGGAAAGGGCTGATCTCAGCCAGCAGATATCGATGTCCAACGCCGATCTCACGGCGATGGAGGCGCGCCTTAAACATATCCAGGATCTTCGCAAACAGGGTGCGCCAATCGCCTCCCTGGCCGAAGCCATGGGCGCACCGGAGCTTGTCGACCTTGCGGCCCGCCAAGCCAAGACGCCGGCGGACAAGGAGCTGAGCGCGAGGATCGACACCGAGATCCAGCAGGGCCTGGCGAGCGTCGAGACGCAGGTGAACACCTACCGCGCCCAGGTCAAGGCGCTGGAAGATCGCAAGGATGTTCTCGATGTCGTCGTGGCCGACACGGCGAGCCGGCTTTCCGGCTTGCGCGCGCTCGAACCCCAGGTCAACCTGCTAACCCAAAGATACAACGACCTCCTTAGTCGGCAGCAGGATCTGACGCGGCGCATCGCCGCTCCCTCAGCAGGCGTCTCGATCCTTTCCCCGGCATGGCCGCCCGCCAAACCGCAGACCTTGCCGCCGATCTTCCTGGTGCCTCCGGGGATGATCGCTTTCGCCATATTCGGCGCAGCCTTCGTGCTGTTCCGCAACAGGTTCAATCGCGCCCTGCGCGGCGAGGCCGAGACCGAAGCAGCGCTCAGAATTCCTTGCATCGGCCTCATTCCTGAACCCGGCAAGATCGTCATGAGGCAGCTGCGGCAATTGATTCTGGATCAACCCAGATCCACTTACAGTCGTGCCATCACGTCGCTTCTGGTTAGCGCGGCACCAAACCAGGCCAGGTTGCGTTCCCCACATGCCATCTTGGTCACGTCCAGCCTGCGCCATGACGGTGCGAATGAACTCGCCTGGAGTTTGGCGTTGGCCGCTACTCGGTTGGGTGGCCCGGTTCTTTTGATCGATCTGGAACCTACGGACCATCAACTCACGCAAGAATTCGTCCGCCAGGGCGGCGGGCCGAAGGCTCACCGGTCGTTCGGCGATTTTATCCGCAACCGCTGTGCTCTGGAGGATGCGATCGTGAGTGTGCCTGGTGCGGGCGTCGACCTGATGACCGTTGCGCCGGCCGAAGATTTGCTCGAGCTTCTGGCACGTGCAGACAGTCTTGAATGCAGGGATGAACTCCAGGCTGCATACAGCCTGGTCATTATCAACGGGCCATCCGGCCTTGCCGGCCCGGAAACAAGGTTCCTGACGAGTTGGGCGGACGCGATCCTTCTTGCCATCCGATGGAACAGGACGCCGCGCGACATCGCCCGCGGCGTTTTGGAGTTGCTTCAAAGGGACGGCGCGAGCTCGATTCCGATTGGGAGCGTCCTGACCCGAGTCAATCTGAAACGACATGCCAAATATCGGTTCGGTGACAGCGGGGACTTGTTGCTTGCGCGGATACCGTGA
- a CDS encoding AAA family ATPase gives MIVELFGPPGSGKTTLAHVLASRLREDGYRAEVVRSYRPAIRSGTLDLGVLLFVSRIVSATVSTAKVILSRRNSGSILSKSLLMLRAMPPKKPIWRARIWQQILKLSHAWERAKLTHDILIFDEGYVQAVGSLALLNGNADKTVLETMLGDVPVADLTIRVLAPRATVAARLRQRMEREPPAERLFEADFEVNMRSLSVFKTISDILAMSGRDVVCAKTSSQRSTMKSTQVVERAIIARYILGTTDGEHRRVEQPSETLGLYGP, from the coding sequence GTGATCGTCGAGCTCTTCGGTCCGCCAGGTTCGGGCAAGACAACCTTAGCCCACGTTCTTGCCAGCCGGTTGCGCGAAGACGGATACCGTGCCGAGGTTGTCCGCAGCTACCGACCAGCGATCAGATCCGGAACGCTTGATCTGGGCGTCCTCCTGTTCGTATCGAGGATCGTTTCGGCGACCGTCTCCACGGCTAAGGTGATTTTGTCCCGACGGAACAGCGGATCCATTTTATCGAAGTCCCTGCTGATGCTCAGAGCGATGCCGCCGAAAAAGCCGATCTGGCGTGCCCGGATTTGGCAACAAATACTGAAGCTGTCGCACGCCTGGGAACGAGCTAAGCTGACCCATGATATCCTCATCTTCGATGAGGGTTACGTTCAGGCGGTGGGATCCCTCGCATTGCTCAACGGGAATGCGGACAAGACCGTTCTCGAAACGATGCTGGGCGATGTGCCGGTGGCGGATCTCACGATCAGGGTTCTGGCGCCGCGAGCGACTGTCGCGGCTCGTCTTCGCCAGCGCATGGAGCGTGAGCCTCCGGCGGAGCGGCTCTTCGAGGCCGATTTCGAAGTTAATATGCGTTCCTTGAGCGTCTTCAAGACGATAAGCGATATACTTGCCATGTCAGGGCGAGACGTCGTTTGCGCCAAGACTTCAAGCCAACGTTCCACAATGAAAAGCACGCAAGTCGTCGAGCGGGCGATCATTGCCAGATACATTCTGGGCACAACGGATGGTGAGCACCGGCGGGTCGAGCAGCCATCCGAAACACTGGGACTCTACGGGCCGTAG
- a CDS encoding lipopolysaccharide biosynthesis protein, translated as MSYSDFLRSREGRITASPIGKIVRAAGGVSAMAIAGQLTLVATIPILARLYSPADFGVFTIYLSTVNILGAVAALRFEPSLYGVKETEQTYVTVKLIVLAVLTTGVLAFAVGQMLLGLAPAQLRHLFWLVPIGMSGAALVETMNCWALRAGLLRDFALGRLILPATMALLQLAFGFAHLGGESMVHAHVLSQFIFLVFLGRRILSWDDLCGIYRAPWRSALEKAVREYKFPLFDIPATLGSYAINNLPAILVGSLFGAAFAGYLGVATRLVTGPIVLIATPLSNVFVAEANKSSDRRHMLGVARGLLILVTGLTALPILALGLAAPYLVVPLLGEAWLPTAQIMTALAFMGAVQALSTPLSEVPALLRRQEVRLVVDATRMVLVFGPLLAGAKAGWEPIDVIYLMAIGGMVGFAIKTAASLYLLKRDIEPAQATLSSPYPIARKQHDEAPVE; from the coding sequence ATGTCCTACAGCGACTTTCTGAGATCTAGGGAGGGGCGGATAACAGCAAGCCCGATCGGCAAGATCGTCCGCGCGGCGGGCGGCGTTTCAGCAATGGCGATTGCGGGGCAACTCACCCTCGTCGCCACCATTCCGATATTGGCCCGCCTCTATTCACCTGCCGATTTCGGCGTCTTCACGATCTATCTCTCAACGGTGAACATACTCGGTGCCGTCGCAGCGCTGCGCTTCGAGCCCTCGCTCTATGGGGTCAAGGAAACCGAGCAGACCTACGTCACCGTAAAGCTCATCGTGCTGGCGGTATTGACGACCGGTGTCCTTGCCTTTGCGGTCGGGCAGATGCTTTTGGGTCTGGCGCCCGCCCAGCTCAGACATCTGTTCTGGCTCGTTCCGATCGGCATGAGCGGCGCCGCGCTCGTCGAAACGATGAATTGCTGGGCCTTGCGGGCGGGACTATTGCGCGATTTCGCTCTCGGCCGGCTGATCCTGCCGGCCACCATGGCGCTGCTGCAGTTGGCTTTTGGCTTCGCCCATCTCGGAGGCGAATCCATGGTGCATGCCCATGTCCTCAGCCAATTCATCTTTCTCGTCTTTCTGGGCCGTCGGATTCTGAGTTGGGACGACCTGTGTGGGATTTATCGAGCGCCATGGAGAAGCGCCCTCGAGAAGGCAGTCAGGGAATACAAGTTTCCCCTGTTCGATATCCCCGCGACCCTCGGCAGCTATGCCATCAACAATCTGCCGGCAATACTGGTGGGTTCCTTGTTTGGAGCGGCTTTCGCCGGTTACCTCGGCGTCGCGACACGGCTGGTGACAGGACCCATCGTGCTGATAGCCACTCCGCTGAGCAATGTTTTCGTCGCCGAGGCGAACAAGAGCAGCGATCGCAGGCATATGCTCGGCGTCGCGCGTGGCCTCCTCATCCTTGTCACGGGCCTTACCGCGCTGCCGATATTGGCGCTTGGCCTGGCTGCCCCGTACCTCGTCGTCCCGCTCCTGGGTGAGGCCTGGCTGCCGACGGCACAAATCATGACTGCTCTGGCATTCATGGGCGCGGTGCAGGCCTTGTCGACACCGCTCAGTGAAGTTCCTGCCCTGTTGCGGCGGCAGGAGGTGCGGCTGGTCGTCGACGCAACGCGGATGGTGCTTGTCTTCGGTCCGCTGCTCGCCGGCGCCAAGGCGGGGTGGGAACCTATCGACGTCATCTACCTCATGGCCATCGGCGGGATGGTCGGATTTGCCATCAAAACCGCGGCCTCACTGTACCTTCTGAAGCGGGACATCGAACCGGCACAGGCAACATTGTCCAGTCCGTATCCAATCGCGAGGAAACAGCACGATGAAGCTCCAGTTGAGTAG
- a CDS encoding glycosyltransferase family 2 protein — protein sequence MKLQLSSDARPEGSVPPLEPIAGGKKETNLSAIGPVANVAHAADASPARPFISVAVPTFRRPDTIRRTIDSVVGQDFSSWELVVSDDEGSKGSSWPILEEYARCDPRIRIVENMRGQGQVENTNNAMLACTGKWIKLLHDDDWLAPGALKRFAEISLKYPSAAFMTCAAHVVEENRIVMRSDPPEQNRVSLYSSQQCLRDLYLVRVTRSLGIIPSTLLINAAVIHAGCQMRAHKSIPAGVDQLFFVDLARYGEMVAINEGLIFYDATHHPSITTSKSYEDVDEVTLAVKQLNWQLIEDRRGLPKPEPLLRALRVARIPARFRHQSWRTTMRDAVQILRPSVMKIANQYALEYLFRIRPKLGALRTRKR from the coding sequence ATGAAGCTCCAGTTGAGTAGCGACGCGCGTCCTGAGGGATCTGTGCCGCCGCTAGAGCCGATAGCCGGCGGCAAAAAAGAGACAAATCTGTCGGCGATTGGCCCCGTGGCCAATGTCGCTCATGCTGCCGACGCATCACCCGCGCGCCCATTCATTTCGGTTGCCGTTCCGACGTTTCGCCGGCCGGACACCATCAGGCGCACGATCGACAGTGTCGTCGGGCAGGACTTTTCCAGCTGGGAACTTGTCGTCAGCGACGACGAAGGATCAAAGGGGTCGAGTTGGCCTATCTTGGAAGAGTATGCGCGATGCGACCCGCGCATCCGCATCGTCGAAAACATGAGGGGCCAGGGGCAGGTGGAGAACACCAATAACGCCATGCTTGCCTGCACAGGCAAGTGGATAAAATTGCTGCATGACGACGACTGGTTGGCCCCGGGAGCTCTGAAGAGGTTTGCCGAGATCTCGTTAAAGTATCCGTCGGCTGCGTTCATGACCTGCGCGGCGCATGTGGTCGAGGAAAACCGGATCGTAATGCGGTCGGATCCGCCGGAGCAAAACCGGGTGTCGCTCTATTCGAGCCAGCAGTGTCTGAGAGACCTCTATCTGGTACGAGTGACCAGGAGCCTTGGCATCATCCCTTCGACGTTGCTGATCAACGCCGCCGTGATCCACGCCGGATGCCAGATGCGCGCACACAAATCCATCCCGGCCGGCGTCGATCAATTGTTCTTTGTCGATCTGGCCCGTTACGGCGAGATGGTGGCAATCAACGAAGGGCTGATCTTCTATGATGCGACACACCATCCGAGCATAACGACCTCGAAGAGCTACGAAGACGTGGATGAGGTCACTCTTGCCGTCAAACAGCTCAATTGGCAACTGATCGAGGATAGAAGAGGTCTCCCGAAACCGGAGCCGCTTTTGCGTGCGCTGCGGGTCGCTCGCATCCCGGCCAGGTTCCGACATCAGTCCTGGCGCACGACAATGCGAGACGCCGTGCAGATCCTTCGGCCATCCGTGATGAAGATCGCGAACCAGTATGCCCTGGAATACCTGTTCAGGATCCGACCGAAACTCGGCGCGCTGCGCACCCGTAAACGCTGA
- a CDS encoding helix-turn-helix transcriptional regulator, translating into MLEWNAAAETILGACADSLDSPGDLSAALRNLIAGVPAHFAAGSLSWIVIRNAGDRPVIMTEEGVVTPDGSVIVALLDRQPRTGPNPETLRKMFGLTGAETQLALRLASGDAPLEIAERSRLSRTTIRTQLASLFAKTETRRQAELVALLGRISVLP; encoded by the coding sequence GTGCTTGAATGGAATGCGGCCGCCGAAACCATCCTCGGGGCCTGTGCGGATTCCCTGGATTCACCCGGCGATCTATCTGCGGCGCTGAGGAATCTGATAGCTGGCGTGCCGGCCCATTTTGCTGCTGGATCGTTGTCCTGGATCGTTATCCGCAACGCCGGCGACCGGCCGGTTATCATGACGGAAGAAGGCGTTGTCACCCCCGATGGGTCGGTCATCGTCGCGCTTCTTGATCGCCAGCCGAGAACCGGGCCCAATCCGGAGACCCTGCGGAAAATGTTCGGATTGACCGGCGCCGAAACGCAATTGGCGTTGCGTTTGGCGAGTGGCGATGCCCCTTTGGAAATTGCCGAGCGCAGCCGGCTCAGCCGAACCACAATCCGCACCCAGCTCGCCTCGCTGTTTGCCAAGACAGAGACAAGGCGTCAGGCGGAATTGGTCGCTCTTCTCGGGCGCATCTCGGTGCTGCCGTAG